ATTTCATTGATTAGTACACTAATCGGTATTGGATGGATTTTTATTCAATACTTTTTGTTAAATAATTCATCTCTAGAGGAATAAACACTATTTATAATTAATTAATGTCAGTGGTTTTCAGTGATAAAAATTGAAAACTAATTAAATAAATCCAAAATAGGCTCGGTAAACTTTACTCTTTTTGAATAAATCTAAACATAAATAGCGAAGCCTATTAGTAGCGTAATTATTCTAAAACATTGTGAGAGAAAATTTCAAGTTAGTATTTGTAGGTTGCATTTCAACTATATTATGACTTATCTCTTCAAGTATTGGTTTAAGACATAAATTAACGCAAAAAGACGAGATTTAAGTTAGATCTTTTAAATGAGTAAAATGCTTTTATCAGATTCATTGATACACGAATACTGTAAATTCATTATTGGATAATGCAGTATATCAAGCTCAAAGGAATAGTTGATAAATTAAAATTAAGTCAGTTTTTAAAATCAACTTCGAAAACCACAATTGTTAAAGCTGGCGGTATGGTGGCTGGTGTGCTAGTCAGTATAGCAATTGGGCGATTATTAGGTGCGGATGGCCTAGGAATAATAAGTCTTTCAAATCAGATTGTTAGAATATTAACAATGTTGGTTTTATTAGGACTCCCTACTGTAATTATTAAAGAAACATCTATAGCTGTTAGTAAAAAAAAATGGGCATACATTAATGATGTCATATTTACCAGTCTGCTTATCAATATACCATTTGCTTTATTAGTTGTAATACTTAGTTATTATGTCTTACCGATAGTAGTCTCTACATTTTTCGAAGAATCGTTAAGAGTTCCATTATTAATTATAACTATCGGCCTGTTATTCCAAGTAATATCCAAAATATTCGGACCGAGTTTAAATGGGTATGGTAAAATATGGCAAGCTAGTTTAGCAGAAAATACACTTAGTATAGTACTGGTAGCTCTTAGCATATTAATACAGCATACATTAGACTGGCAAATCAGTGTTATCAGTGTTGCAATTTCTTATACGGTAGCAAACTTCATAGTTTCTATAATATTATCCACCTATTGGAAACATGTTCACAAGACCTCATTGGATGTAATTAATAATTTTATTCCAAAGAAATTACTGACTGTTGGGTTACCGCTTCTATTTATTCAATCGACGAATGTTATTGCAACTACTATTGATAGTATTATGATAGGGTCATTCTTAAGTACCAAGGAGGTTGGTATTTATGGAGTAGCTTTCAATATCGCTTTTGCCTCTTCATTTTTTTTGCAGGTTACCAATTCGGTATTAGCACCCAGAGTAGCTTCTTTGTTTGCAGATAATGACATCAAAGAAATGGAACAAATTGTTCAGAAAGTTACGATGGGACTAACATTTATTGCGATATTAGGATTCTTGATAATTTTGCTAGGTGGGAAATATATTCTCCCAATATGGGGTAATGAGTTTTTAGAAGGATATAAACCCTTACTTATTTTAAGTATAGGCCAATTTTTTAATATAGCAGCAGGATGTGTAGGGTTAATTCTTACTCTGTGTGACCAAGAAAAAAAATGGGGTTATATCACTTTAATTTCTGCTATTCTAAACACAATTTTAAATATAAGCTTTATAAAGCTTTGGGGGATTCAAGGGGCTTCAATTGCAACAGCAACAACTATGATATTTATGAATATATCAGGCGTTGTTTTAGTTAAGAAAAATATTGGAATACTCACCTTTCCAATTAATAAGATTTTAAAAATTTAGTGAAAAAGCTCATAATTCATATTGGCTATCCAAAGACAGCAACAACTTCATTGCAGTTAAATCTTTTAGGAGATCTATGGCGAGAACATAAAATTGAATACATAAATCATTTGAAAGAACCAAAACCTTATTTAGGTAATATTAGGTGTTATAAAAATATCCAAAGTATTATTTCCGGCCGAAATTATTCTGATTTTGAATTGAAAAATGAATTAAAATCCCTTGAACATATAAAGAAATCCATTACAGTGATTTCTGCCGAAACATTATCAACCATTTATCCCGACCATAACTTTGCCAATTTAGATTCTTTTGCTTACAAAAATGCTCAAAAATTTAAAGAAACATTTTCAGGATATTTTGATGTCATTGAAATAGTGATTGGAATTAGGGCACAGCGAGAAATTGTGCATGCTGTTTATAAGCAATGGTACAACGAAATTGTAGGTGAGAATCCAATATTTGAGGATTTTACGAAATGGCTAGAAGAAAACTTTAGCAAATCAAAATCTGAACAGTCTATACTTTTTAATTATAACATTTTCATACAAGAATATTGCAAGGTTTTCGGAAGGAAAAATGTCCACATCTTACTTTACGAAGATTTATTACATGACAAAAACATGTATTATAATAAATTAGCCTTCATATTTGATACTGAAAAGAGTAAAGTTCAAACCAGTTTAGAGAGAAATATAAGAAACAAATCGAACTTGCGTGATGATGGTAAAATTGAAATACCCCGTTCTACTTTGGGCCAGAAAATCACTTCGCCTTTTAGAAGAATTCTTAGGAAGAATGTTAACTCTAGTAAATATGACAGTATTAAAAGAATTTACCATGCCATAATACCTGAATCAATACGAGATAGAAAAATAGGCGCTAATAAAGCTGTAAGGCAGATAAAAGAAAATGAAGCTAATTATTTAAAGAACAGATTCAAAGATTCTAATTTAAAATTGATATCGAGCTTTGATTTTAATAAAGAAAAAATGAAAAAATACAAGTACATATAAAATGAAAACCCTGCTTTTCTTAAACGGGTCAGAAGGTTGTCAAACTGGAATCGAAGATGGCTTTAAATATTTATTGGGAATTGATAAGATATCGGAACTAGAGTGGTTTTATTATACGGATTACGCCAATAAGCATACGAATGGAAAAGCCTTAAATGAAATGCTCAAGCGGGCTGAAACTTTCCAGCCCGATCTGGTTGTGTTTTTTCATTTAGGTGATTTTCAAATTGAAAAGAAATTTTTAATTAAGTTAAAAAATATAGACTCAAAACCTATCATAGTATATGATGAAGGGGATATGTATGGAGGATTGGCCAAACCTATTAAGCCTCAGATGGAATTAATAATGAGGCATTCGGAAGTAGTTTCTATCCGGGGTCTAGGTAAATTCCACAAACAGGTAAAAAAGTATAATGAGAAAGTCATTTATACGCCTCATCATAATGACATCCATCGATTTGATGACAAAGAAAATGTATTTAAGGAACGCGACCATGATATAGTTTTGATCGGAAATAAGGTAAAATCCAGGATGTTTAATTTCATTCGAAGATTACCGGGTGCAAAAGAAAGAGAAAACTTTGCAGAAATGATGGATGCTGAATTTCCTGATCAATTTAAAATTTACGGAAACGGTTGGGATTCGTTGGGTACCAATCAGGGACCTGTAGATTTTTACAAACAACATGAGATCTATGAGAATACTTGGATAACAGTAGCCTACGAACACTATCCAAGTATTCCATATTATTTTTCGAATCGTTTACCGATGGCATTAATGAACGGTTCACTCTACGTCAGTCACTATCACGAAGGATATGAAAAGATGTTTCCTGATACTGATTTCATTTTTTTCTTCAAAAATAATGATGAAGCAATTGATATTATCAAGTATATCTTATCTTTAGGCAAAGAAGAGTTAATTTGTCGTTCTGAAAAAGCAAGAGATTTTGCCCTCAGACAATATACTCCCCAGGTAATTTGGTCCAATTTTTTAAAGAACGTCCTCTCAATATTAAATTGAAATATAGCTATTTAATGAAATACACGATTATATTTATAATATCATTAATTAATCGTGCACATGTATATATAACTACAGACAGAAATATAAATATACGTAGATCTCTATTATATTTAGTAAGAACAAAAATACAGGAAGAAAATAAAGTAAATATTAATCATTCAGATATTTATAATTCCCTTGTTAAAATTACCGGTTATTTTAATATGGTTGATATTTCTAATTCTTTGATTAAAAATACACAAATTAAAATTTCAGGGGAAAATAACAAGCTAATATTAGAAGAAGATGTGAAGTTACGAAATGCTGAGATTCATATTAGAGGGAATAATTGTATTATAAAAATCGGAAAAAATACATCTACAGGTGGGCTAAGAATTGTTAATGTTGGTAACGACAATGAAATAGAAATAGGTGAAGATTGTTTATTCGCAGATCATATAGAGATTTGGGCTAGTGATACGCACAGCA
This is a stretch of genomic DNA from Halalkalibaculum roseum. It encodes these proteins:
- a CDS encoding flippase; the protein is MQYIKLKGIVDKLKLSQFLKSTSKTTIVKAGGMVAGVLVSIAIGRLLGADGLGIISLSNQIVRILTMLVLLGLPTVIIKETSIAVSKKKWAYINDVIFTSLLINIPFALLVVILSYYVLPIVVSTFFEESLRVPLLIITIGLLFQVISKIFGPSLNGYGKIWQASLAENTLSIVLVALSILIQHTLDWQISVISVAISYTVANFIVSIILSTYWKHVHKTSLDVINNFIPKKLLTVGLPLLFIQSTNVIATTIDSIMIGSFLSTKEVGIYGVAFNIAFASSFFLQVTNSVLAPRVASLFADNDIKEMEQIVQKVTMGLTFIAILGFLIILLGGKYILPIWGNEFLEGYKPLLILSIGQFFNIAAGCVGLILTLCDQEKKWGYITLISAILNTILNISFIKLWGIQGASIATATTMIFMNISGVVLVKKNIGILTFPINKILKI
- a CDS encoding glycosyltransferase; translated protein: MKTLLFLNGSEGCQTGIEDGFKYLLGIDKISELEWFYYTDYANKHTNGKALNEMLKRAETFQPDLVVFFHLGDFQIEKKFLIKLKNIDSKPIIVYDEGDMYGGLAKPIKPQMELIMRHSEVVSIRGLGKFHKQVKKYNEKVIYTPHHNDIHRFDDKENVFKERDHDIVLIGNKVKSRMFNFIRRLPGAKERENFAEMMDAEFPDQFKIYGNGWDSLGTNQGPVDFYKQHEIYENTWITVAYEHYPSIPYYFSNRLPMALMNGSLYVSHYHEGYEKMFPDTDFIFFFKNNDEAIDIIKYILSLGKEELICRSEKARDFALRQYTPQVIWSNFLKNVLSILN
- a CDS encoding acyltransferase, which encodes MKYTIIFIISLINRAHVYITTDRNINIRRSLLYLVRTKIQEENKVNINHSDIYNSLVKITGYFNMVDISNSLIKNTQIKISGENNKLILEEDVKLRNAEIHIRGNNCIIKIGKNTSTGGLRIVNVGNDNEIEIGEDCLFADHIEIWASDTHSIYNEHDEMINPEKPIKIKDKVWVGSHVTILKGVTIGTNSVIGMRSLVTKDIDAGTLNVGSPARVIRNNITWKLDY